From the Panthera leo isolate Ple1 chromosome C1, P.leo_Ple1_pat1.1, whole genome shotgun sequence genome, one window contains:
- the ADPRS gene encoding ADP-ribose glycohydrolase ARH3, giving the protein MAVAAAAAAMTAAGCAGAGAARSLSRFRGCLAGALLGDCVGSFYEAHDTVTLTSVLRHVQSLEPDPGSPGSARTEALYYTDDTAMARALVQSLLAKEAFDEVDMAHRFAQEYKKDPDRGYGAGVVTVFKKLLSPKCRDVFEPARAQFNGKGSYGNGGAMRVAGISLAYSSVQDVQKFARLSAQLTHASSLGYNGAILQALAVHLALQGESSSEHFLQQLLGHMEELESDAQSVSDARELGMEERPYSSRLKKIGALLEQDSVTREEVVSELGNGIAAFESVPTAIYCFLRCMEPDPEIPSAFNSLQRTLIYSISLGGDTDTIATMAGAIAGAYYGMEQVPESWQQSCEGYEETDVLAQSLHRLFQKSL; this is encoded by the exons atggcggtggcggcggcggcggcggcgatgACGGCGGCGGGCTGCGCGGGGGCTGGGGCGGCCCGCTCCCTCTCTCGCTTCCGAGGCTGCCTAGCCGGCGCGCTGCTCGGGGACTGCGTGGGCTCCTTCTACGAGGCGCACGATACCGTCACCCTGACGTCAGTCCTGCGTCacgtccagagcctggagccggacCCGGGCTCGCCGGGGAGCGCGCGGACAG AAGCATTGTACTACACAGATGACACAGCCATGGCCAGGGCCCTGGTGCAGTCCCTGCTGGCCAAGGAGGCCTTCGACGAGGTGGACATGGCTCACAG ATTTGCTCAGGAGTACAAGAAAGACCCTGATAGGGGTTACGGTGCTGGAGTAGTCACTGTCTTCAAGAAGCTCCTGAGCCCCAAGTGCCGTGATGTCTTTGAGCCTGCCCGGGCCCAGTTTAATGGGAAAGGCTCCTATGGCAATGGGGGTGCCATGCGGGTGGCCGGCATCTCGCTGGCCTATAGCAGTGTCCAGGACGTGCAGAAG TTTGCCCGGCTCTCAGCCCAGCTGACACACGCCTCCTCCCTGGGTTACAATGGCGCCATCCTGCAGGCCCTGGCCGTGCACCTGGCTTTGCAGGGGGAGTCATCCAGTGAACATTTCCTCCAACAACTCCTGGGCCACATGGAAGAGCTGGAGAGTGACGCCCAGTCTGTCTCGGATGCCAGAGA GTTGGGCATGGAGGAGCGTCCCTACTCCAGCCGACTGAAGAAGATTGGAGCCCTTCTAGAACAAGACTCAGtgaccagagaggaggtggtgtCTGAGCTAG GGAATGGCATTGCTGCCTTTGAATCTGTGCCCACTGCCATCTACTGCTTCCTGCgctgcatggagcctgacccTGAGATTCCCTCTGCCTTCAACAGTCTCCAAAGGACTCTTATCTACTCCATCTCACTGGGGGGGGACACAGACACCATTGCCACCATGGCCGGAGCCATTGCTGGTGCCTACTATGGGATGGAACAGGTGCCAGAGAGCTGGCAGCAAAGCTGTGAGGGCTACGAGGAGACAGACGTCCTGGCCCAGAGCCTGCACCGGCTCTTCCAGAAGAGTCTGTGA
- the COL8A2 gene encoding collagen alpha-2(VIII) chain, with protein MRGTLTPLSSLLPLLSLLLLGCGLRAATGGGAGGAAGYAPVKYVQPMHKGPVGPPFREGKGQYLEMPLPLLPMDLKGEPGPPGKPGPRGPPGPPGFPGKPGTGKPGLHGQPGPAGPPGFSRMGKAGPPGLPGKAGPPGQPGLRGEPGIRGDQGLRGPPGPPGLPGPSGIAVPGKPGPQGVPGPPGFGGEPGPQGEPGPPGDRGLKGDNGVGQPGLPGAPGQGGAPGPPGLPGPAGLGKPGLDGLPGAPGDKGESGPPGVPGPRGEPGPLGPKGPPGVDGVGIPGVAGVPGPQGPAGAKGEPGTRGPPGLIGPTGYGVPGLPGPKGDRGPAGVPGLLGDRGEPGEDGEPGEQGPQGLGGPPGLPGSAGLPGRRGPPGPKGEAGPGGPPGVPGIRGDQGPSGLAGKPGLPGERGLPGAHGPPGPTGPKGEPGFTGRPGGPGVAGALGQKGDLGLPGQPGLRGPSGIPGLQGPAGPIGPQGLPGLKGEPGLPGPPGEGKVGEPGVAGPTGPPGVPGSPGLTGPPGPPGPPGPPGAPGAFDETGIAGLHLPNGGVEGAVLGKGGKPQFGLGELSAHTTPAFTAVLTSPFPASGMPVKFDRTLYNGHSGYNPATGIFTCPVGGVYYFAYHVHVKGTNVWVALYKNNVPATYTYDEYKKGYLDQASGGAVLQLRPNDQVWVQMPSDQANGLYSTEYIHSSFSGFLLCPT; from the exons ATGCGGGGGACTCTGACGCCCCTATCTTCGCTGCTGCCACTGCTgtcgctgctgctgctggggtgcGGACTGCGGGCGGCCACCGgaggcggggccggcggggcaGCGGGCTACGCGCCCGTGAAGTACGTGCAGCCCATGCACAAAGGACCCGTGGGGCCGCCCTTCCGCGAGGGCAAGGGCCAGTACCTGG aaatgcCTCTACCGTTGCTGCCAATGGACCTGAAAGGCGAGCCTGGTCCACCTGGGAAGCCTGGGCCTCGGGGGCCCCCTGGCCCTCCTGGCTTCCCAGGAAAACCAGGCACTGGAAAGCCAGGGCTACATGGACAGCCTGGCCCTGCTGGGCCCCCTGGCTTCTCCCGGATGGGCAAGGCTGGTCCCCCGGGGCTCCCGGGCAAGGCCGGACCACCAGGGCAGCCAGGGCTTCGGGGAGAGCCGGGGATACGAGGGGACCAGGGTCTCCGGGGCCCCCCAGGACCGCCTGGCCTCCCTGGACCCTCAGGCATTGCTGTCCCTGGGAAGCCAGGCCCCCAAGGAGTGCCAGGGCCCCCAGGATTCGGAGGGGAGCCAGGGCCCCAGGGGGAGCCTGGGCCCCCAGGTGATCGAGGCCTCAAGGGGGATAATGGAGTAGGCCAGCCAGGGCTACCTGgggccccagggcagggaggtgcCCCTGGACCACCTGGCCTCCCTGGTCCAGCTGGCTTGGGCAAACCGGGTTTGGATGGGCTTCCTGGGGCCCCAGGAGATAAGGGTGAGTCGGGGCCTCCTGGAGTGCCAGGGCCCAGGGGGGAGCCAGGGCCTCTGGGCCCAAAAGGGCCCCCAGGTGTGGATGGTGTGGGGATACCAGGGGTGGCAGGGGTACCAGGGCCACAGGGCCCAGCAGGGGCCAAAGGGGAACCAGGAACCCGGGGCCCCCCTGGCCTGATAGGCCCCACTGGCTATGGGGTGCCAGGACTGCCAGGCCCTAAGGGGGACAGGGGCCCAGCTGGGGTCCCAGGACTCTTGGGGGATAGGGGTGAGCCAGGTGAGGATGGGGAGCCAGGGGAGCAGGGCCCACAAGGCCTTGGGGGCCCCCCGGGACTTCCAGGGTCTGCAGGGCTCCCTGGCAGACGTGGGCCCCCTGGGCCCAAGGgggaggcagggcctggaggaCCCCCAGGAGTGCCTGGTATTCGGGGTGACCAGGGGCCTAGTGGCCTGGCTGGGAAACCTGGGCTCCCAGGAGAGAGAGGACTTCCTGGGGCCCATGGACCCCCTGGACCTACTGGGCCCAAAGGTGAGCCTGGTTTCACAGGCCGCCCTGGGGGACCAGGGGTGGCAGGAGCCCTGGGGCAGAAGGGTGACTTGGGGCTTCCTGGGCAGCCCGGCCTGAGGGGCCCCTCAGGAATCCCAGGTCTCCAGGGCCCAGCAGGTCCTATTGGGCCCCAGGGACTGCCAGGCCTGAAGGGTGAACCGGGCTTGCCAGGACCCcctggagaggggaaagtgggggaacCCGGAGTGGCTGGGCCTACAGGGCCTCCTGGGGTCCCCGGTTCCCCAGGACTCACCGGCCCTCCTGGGCCTCCCGGGCCACCTGGTCCCCCTGGAGCCCCCGGGGCCTTTGATGAGACTGGCATTGCCGGCCTGCACCTGCCCAATGGTGGAGTGGAGGGCGCTGTGCTGGGCAAGGGGGGCAAGCCACAGTTTGGGCTGGGCGAGCTGTCGGCCCACACAACGCCTGCCTTCACTGCTGTGCTCACTTCGCCCTTTCCCGCCTCCGGCATGCCTGTTAAATTTGACCGGACTCTCTACAATGGCCACAGTGGCTACAACCCAGCCACTGGCATCTTCACCTGCCCTGTGGGCGGGGTCTACTACTTTGCTTACCACGTGCACGTCAAGGGCACCAATGTGTGGGTGGCCCTGTACAAGAACAACGTGCCAGCAACGTACACCTACGATGAATACAAGAAGGGCTACCTGGACCAGGCATCTGGCGGGGCTGTGCTCCAGCTGCGGCCCAACGACCAGGTCTGGGTGCAGATGCCGTCGGACCAGGCCAACGGCCTCTACTCCACTGAGTATATCCACTCCTCCTTTTCAGGGTTCTTGCTCTGCCCCACATAA